Proteins from a single region of Pongo pygmaeus isolate AG05252 chromosome 3, NHGRI_mPonPyg2-v2.0_pri, whole genome shotgun sequence:
- the UGDH gene encoding UDP-glucose 6-dehydrogenase, which yields MFEIKKICCIGAGYVGGPTCSVIAHMCPEIRVTVVDVNESRINAWNSPTLPIYEPGLKEVVESCRGKNLFFSTNIDDAIKEADLVFISVNTPTKTYGMGKGRAADLKYIEACARRIVQNSNGYKIVTEKSTVPVRAAESIRRIFDANTKPNLNLQVLSNPEFLAEGTAIKDLKNPDRVLIGGDETPEGQRAVQALCAVYEHWVPREKILTTNTWSSELSKLAANAFLAQRISSINSISALCEATGADVEEVATAIGMDQRIGNKFLKASVGFGGSCFQKDVLNLVYLCEALNLPEVARYWQQVIDMNDYQRRRFASRIIDSLFNTVTDKKIAILGFAFKKDTGDTRESSSIYISKYLMDEGAHLHIYDPKVPREQIVVDLSHPGVSEDDQVSRLVTISKDPYEACDGAHAVVICTEWDMFKELDYERIHKKMLKPAFIFDGRRVLDGLHNELQTIGFQIETIGKKVSSKRIPYAPSGEIPKFSLQDPPNKKPKV from the exons ATGTTTGAAATTAAGAAGATCTGTTGCATCGGTGCAGGCTATGTTGGAGGACCCACATGTAGTGTCATTGCTCATATGTGTCCTGAAATCAGGGTAACGGTTGTTGATGTCAATGAATCAAGAATCAATGCATGGAATTCTCCTACACTTCCTATTTATGAG ccagGACTAAAAGAAGTGGTAGAATCCTGTCgaggaaaaaatctttttttttctaccaatATTGATGATGCCATCAAAGAAGCTGATCttgtatttatttct GTGAATACTCCAAcaaaaacctatggaatgggGAAAGGCCGGGCAGCAGATCTGAAGTATATTGAAGCTTGTGCTAGACGCATTGTGCAAAACTCAAATGGGTACAAAATTGTGACTGAGAAAAGCACAGTTCCAGTGCGGGCAGCAGAAAGTATCCGTCGCATATTTGATGCAAACACAAAACCCAACTTGAATTTACAG GTGCTGTCCAACCCCGAGTttctggcagagggaacagccatcAAGGACCTAAAGAACccagacagagtgctgattggagGGGATGAAACTCCAGAGGGCCAGAGAGCTGTGCAGGCCCTGTGTGCTGTATATGAGCACTGGGTTCCCAGAGAAAAGATCCTCACCACTAATACTTGGTCTTCAGAGCTTTCCAAACTG gcagcaaATGCTTTTCTTGCCCAGAGAATAAGCAGCATTAATTCCATAAGTGCTCTGTGTGAAGCAACAGGAGCTGATGTAGAAGAGGTAGCAACAGCGATTGGAATGGACCAGAGAATTGGAAACAAGTTTCTAAAAGCCAGTGTTG ggTTTGGTGGGAGCTGCTTCCAAAAGGATGTTCTGAATttggtttatctctgtgaggcTCTGAATTTGCCAGAAGTAGCTCGTTATTGGCAGCAG GTCATAGACATGAATGACTACCAGAGGAGGAGGTTTGCTTCCCGGATCATAGATAGTCTGTTTAATACAGTAACTGATAAGAAGATAGCTATTTTGGGATTTGCATTCAAAAAGGACACTGGTGATACAAg agaaTCTTCTAGTATAtatattagcaaatatttgatgGATGAAGGCGCACATCTCCATATATATGATCCAAAAGTACCTAGGGAACAAATAGTTGTGGATCTTTCTCATCCAGGTGTTTCAGAGGATGACCAAG TGTCCCGGCTCGTGACCATTTCCAAGGATCCATATGAAGCATGTGATGGTGCCCATGCTGTTGTTATTTGCACTGAGTGGGACATGTTTAAG GAATTGGATTATGAACGCATTCATAAAAAAATGCTAAAGCCAGCCTTCATCTTCGATGGACGGCGTGTCCTGGATGGGCTCCACAATGAACTACAAACCATTGGCTTCCAG